Proteins found in one Paralichthys olivaceus isolate ysfri-2021 chromosome 19, ASM2471397v2, whole genome shotgun sequence genomic segment:
- the LOC109632445 gene encoding kinesin-like protein KIF13B isoform X6, translating to MDDNSLSDSNVKVAVRVRPMNRREKDLKTKCVVEMEGNQTVLHPALTNMNKGDPRNQPKAFAYDYCFWSMDESQKDKFEGQDVVFQCLGESLLDNAFMGYNACIFAYGQTGSGKSYTMMGSAEQPGLIPRLCSTLFSRTVQEAREGESFTVEVSYMEIYNEKVRDLLDPKGRSRQALRVREHKVLGPYVDGLSRLAVASYKDIESLMSEGNKSRTVAATNMNEESSRSHAVFNIILTHTLIDLQSGTTGEKVSKLSLVDLAGSERAAKTGAAGERLKEGSNINKSLSTLGLVISALADQGAGKNKSKFVPYRDSVLTWLLKDSLGGNSRTAMVATISPSADNYDETLSTLRYADRAKNIINHAVVNEDPNARIIRELREEVEKLREQLTEAESMKAPELKERLEESEKLIQEMTVTWEQKLRKTEAVAQERQKQLESLGISLQSSGIRLVDDKCFLVNLNADPALNELLVYYLKEHTRVGSANSQDIQLCGMAIQTEHCVIDITENNSVVLTPHRNARTCVNGAVVTSPVQLHHGYRILWGNNHFFRINLPRHMVHAGGEDEEDAAVMKPCLGTDRVELEFDASSDVSSELSFSYELAQAEVMMKGMGSNDPLQSVLQTLERQHEEEKRCALERQRQMYEQELEQLRQRLDASGQPVSAGAAVTSPGYQKRMRRWSEDREAMMTRTLRRLREQIVRANLLAQEAGLIAEELNKRTEYLVTLQIPASNLDANRKRDVVLSEPAIQVRRKGKGKQIWALEKMENRLVDMRELYQEWKDFDEDNPVMRSYFKRADPFFDEQENHSLIGVANVFLACLFYDVKLQYAVPIINQKGEVAGRLHVELWRGTEGSEEESPDQPNAQEIHNTNGDPVERKLECVVKILQATGLPRHLSNFVFCQYHFWGQEEPVFIPPEVVPSSSSSAVRDPQCTVVFDSAKELSVSVSEDFVEFLAEGAVAIEVYGHKQANHRRNLALWDLGVIQAKTRSLRERWSEVTRRLELWVQLMELNEAGEFTAVEVLPAKDIRTGGIFQLKQGQSRRVQVEVRSVSDSGTMPLITASIHSVSIGDVQVRQTHVSRGSESQWAGDEEMDSYQEVDLERMREQWLFTLTQRQEYLDQQLQKVVSKPDKSEDDVERESQLLECRLTVTEERNAVLVPSAGSGIPGAPAERVPVPGMETHIPVLFLDLSADDFQSNLSAPLSGGLDALLSGEDDDEFFDLHIVKHYDPEVKVEASWDSTVHECTQLSRVASADQRVYLTVRTVVQLSHPANMQLILRKRICVNVTGRQGFAQSLLKRMSQRSTIPGCGVTFEIVSNIPGDIHGPEDREMLARLAASGEDDQSADSEAAIEKYLRSVLAVENILTLDRLRQEVAVKEQMGVKGKPPRRCLSSPNIHRLTASSLELYSSSHQLNDFNSWKSHQDLCVVPPPSRRTMPSSISQNLNPEAVHSGFAASYLPPVKAVPKLLKSLLPGGKEDSGAQAVVHQQSLPRIIVQSASVEEGMSKHQQPVPIEEIIPVDIQAEIPRSVPLPPPIIPEQTEESTPSPVSEASSGYMSTSISTVTLSDVYKLSWDLPQSSEFEMVPDEEEEDTKVTQSVLHPVEHPEPQESSPGLSDEAAADKIDRPQSELHHTPSDSNLTLQEPNHFPSVSLKDEGMLDPAAESDLPDQAKQSQDSAADPIGLDHLEPLSDSVEVEQNETKPAELLQTPVSKSEASQKTEEFKLPATDETEAEMSLLDETQPSGQESESQPQQPKEDEATFDSIEDPIPIPVLSVDPVLQDSSNQQSKAEASNDASTLTSTSATDEVQKESPTNESMKAPAAPTPLSSIQPPKSAASAANPFKIQKVKPSDIKSFHVILDEETSGHEVEASSHLSVPVETLEIISDSEEGDATSTVLPEWLKEGEFVNVGTNKSGTVRYVGPTDFAEGTWVGVELEVPAGKNDGSVGGKQYFHCNPGYGVLVRPDRVTRCGAKRRRQQQKRRSANLSGSSPNLAALTALAKGEPGGASGGRSKGENRKSWNT from the exons GAATCAGCCAAAG GCTTTTGCCTATGATTACTGCTTCTGGTCCATGGACGAATCTCAAAAGGACAAGTTTGAAG GTCAGGATGTAGTTTTCCAGTGCCTTGGGGAGAGCCTGCTGGACAACGCCTTCATGGGCTACAATGCCTGCATCTTTGCTTATGGACAGACAG GCTCTGGGAAGTCGTACACCATGATGGGCTCGGCAGAGCAGCCTGGTCTGATCCCTCGGCTCTGCAGCACCCTGTTCAGCAGGACTGTGCAAGAGGCCCGAGAGGGAGAAAGCTTCACTGTGGAGGTCTCATACATGGAGATTTACAACGAGAAGGTCAGGGACCTGCTCGACCCCAAAGG tAGAAGTCGACAAGCGCTGAGAGTAAGAGAACACAAAGTTTTAGGGCCTTACGTTGATGGCCTGTCCCGGTTGGCTGTGGCCAGCTACAAG GACATTGAGTCCCTCATGTCAGAGGGAAATAAATCTCGTACGGTGGCGGCCACAAACATGAACGAAGAGAGCAGCAGATCACACGCCGTGTTCAAcatcatcctcacacacacactcattgaccTGCAGTCTGga ACGACTGGCGAGAAAGTGAGCAAGCTGAGTCTGGTGGATCTGGCAGGCAGCGAGCGGGCAGCGAAGACTGGAGCAGCAGGGGAACGACTGAAAGAAGGAAGCAACATCAATAA GTCTCTCAGCACTCTAGGGTTAGTTATCTCTGCCTTGGCTGACCAGGGAGCAGGGAAGAACAAGAGCAAGTTTGTTCCCTACAGAGACTCTGTGCTCACCTGGCTGCTCAAG GACAGCCTGGGAGGGAACAGCCGCACAGCCATGGTCGCCACCATCAGCCCATCAGCAGACAATTACGATGAGACACTGTCTACCCTGCGGTACGCGGACAGGGCAAAGAACATCATCAACCACGCTGTGGTCAACGAAGACCCCAACGCGAGGATCATCCGTGAGCTGCGCGAGGAAGTGGAGAAACTAAGGGAGCAGCTAACAGAGGCTGAG TCTATGAAGGCTCCGGAGCTGAAGGAACGACTGGAGGAATCAGAGAAACTGATCCAGGAAATGACAGTGACATGGGAGCAGAAACTCAGGAAGACTGAGGCGGTCGCGCAG GAGCGTCAGAAGCAGCTGGAGAGTCTGGGAATTTCTCTGCAGTCTTCTGGAATCAGATTGGTGGACGACAAGTGTTTCCTTGTCAACCTTAATGCTGACCCTGCTCTCAACGAGCTTCTGGTCTACTACCtgaag GAGCACACGCGTGTGGGCTCAGCCAACTCCCAAGACATCCAGTTGTGTGGGATGGCCATTCAAACTGAGCACTGCGTCATCGACATCACTGAAAACAACAGCGTGGTGCTCACTCCTCACCGCAATGCTCG AACATGTGTAAATGGTGCTGTAGTCACCAGTCCAGTGCAGCTGCATCATGGTTACAGAATTCTATGGGGAAATAACCATTTCTTCAG gatcAACTTGCCCAGGCATATGGTTCATGCAGggggtgaggatgaggaggacgcTGCTGTGATGAAGCCGTGTTTGGGGACAGACAGGGTTGAGTTGGAATTCGATGCGTCCAGCGACGTGTCGAGTGAGCTGAGCTTCAGTTATGAGTTGGCCCAGGCAGAGGTCATGATGAAAGGCATGGGCAGCAACG acCCCCTACAGTCAGTTTTGCAGACACTGGAGAGGCAGCATGAGGAAGAGAAGCGCTGCGCCCTGGAGCGTCAGAGGCAGATGTAtgagcaggagctggagcagctcCGCCAGAGACTGGATGCTTCAGGTCAGCCGGTCAGTGCTGGTGCTGCTGTAACTTCACCTGGCTATCAAAAGCGCATGCGGCGGTGGAGTGAGGACAG GGAGGCGATGATGACTCGCACCCTGCGGCGCCTGAGGGAGCAGATAGTTCGGGCCAACCTGCTGGCTCAGGAGGCCGGCTTGATCGCAGAGGAACTCAACAAGAGAACCGAGTACCTGGTCACTCTTCAGATACCTGCCTCTAACCTGGATGCCAACAGGAAG CGTGACGTGGTGCTGAGCGAGCCGGCCATCCAGGTCCGTCGTAAAGGTAAAGGGAAGCAGATATGggctctggagaagatggaGAACAGGCTGGTGGACATGAGGGAGCTTTACCAGGAGTGGAAGGACTTTGATGAAGACAACCCC GTGATGCGGTCCTATTTCAAACGTGCTGACCCGTTCTTCGATGAGCAGGAGAACCACAGTCTGATCGGTGTGGCCAATGTCTTCCTGGCCTGCCTGTTCTATGACGTCAAGCTGCAGTATGCAGTGCCCATCATCAACCAGAAGGGAGAG GTGGCAGGTCGGCTGCACGTGGAGTTGTGGCGGGGGACGGAAGGCTCTGAGGAGGAGAGTCCAGATCAGCCTAACGCTCAGGAGATCCACAACACAAACGGAGATCCAGTGGAGCGTAAACTGGAATGTGTG gTGAAAATCCTCCAGGCTACTGGTCTTCCTCGCCATCTGTCCAACTTTGTCTTCTGCCAGTACCACTTCTGGGGGCAGGAGGagcctgtgttcatccctccagaGGTGGTGCCGTCCAGCTCATCGTCTGCCGTTAGAGACCCTCAGTGCACTGTGGTCTTTGACAGTGCCAAG GAGTTGTCTGTGTCAGTATCAGAGGACTTTGTGGAGTTTCTGGCTGAGGGAGCTGTGGCCATTGAAGTGTACGGACACAAACAGGCCAACCACCGCAGAAACCTGGCTCTGTGGGACCTCGGAGTAATTCAAGCCAAGACCAGATCCCTCAGAGAGAG GTGGAGTGAGGTGACCCGTCGACTGGAGCTGTGGGTGCAGCTGATGGAGCTGAATGAGGCCGGGGAGTTCACAGCGGTGGAAGTTCTTCCTGCCAAAGACATACGCACTGGAGGAATCTTCCAGCTTAAACAG GGTCAGTCCCGTCGGGTCCAGGTGGAGGTGCGCTCGGTGAGTGACTCAGGCACCATGCCCCTTATCACTGCCTCCATCCACTCTGTGTCCATCGGAGACGTCCAGGTCCGACAGACGCATGTGTCCAGAGGCAGCGAATCACAATGG GCTGGGGATGAAGAAATGGACAGTTACCAA gAGGTGGACCTGGAGAGGATGAGGGAACAGTGGCTGTTCACGCTCACACAGAGGCAGGAGTATTTGGACCAGCAGCTACAGAAGGTCGTCTCCAAACCAG ATAAGTCCGAGGATGATGTTGAAAGGGAGTCTCAGCTGCTGGAGTGTCGTCTGACTGTCACAGAAGAAAGAAATGCCGTCCTAGTTCCCTCAGCCGGCAGCGGCATCCCTGGAGCACCGGCAGAAAG ggtTCCTGTCCCTGGAATGGAAACACACATTCCCGTCCTGTTCCTGGATCTCAGTG CTGATGATTTCCAGTCCAATCTTTCAGCCCCGTTATCTGGGGGTCTGGACGCATTGCTCAGTGGGGAGGATGATGACGAATTCTTCGACCTTCATATTGTTAAACACTATGATCCTGAG GTCAAAGTGGAGGCTTCCTGGGACTCGACGGTTCATGAGTGCACCCAGCTGAGTCGCGTGGCGTCGGCTGACCAGAGGGTCTACCTGACGGTCCGCACAGTGGTTCAGCTGAGCCACCCGGCCAACATGCAGCTGATCCTCAGAAAACGCATCTGCGTTAATGTCACTGGGAGACAG GGTTTTGCACAGAGTCTGCTGAAGAGGATGTCCCAGCGCAGCACCATTCCCGGCTGTGGGGTCACGTTCGAAATCGTCTCTAACATCCCAGGG GACATCCATGGTCCAGAGGACAGGGAGATGTTGGCCCGGCTTGCTGCCAGTGGTGAGGATGACCAGTCAGCCGACAGTGAGGCGGCCATAGAGAAATACCTCCGTAGCGTCCTGGCTGTGGAGAACATCCTCACTCTGGACCGTCTCAGACAG gAGGTGGCTGTAAAGGAACAGATGGGGGTCAAAGGGAAACCTCCGAGACGCTGCCTAAGCTCTCCAAACATCCACCGA CTGACAGCCAGTTCTCTGGAACTCTACTCCTCTTCTCATCAGCTCAATGACTTTAAT agcTGGAAGAGCCACCAGGACCTTTGTGTGGTTCCTCCTCCATCCAGACGCACAATGCCCAGTTCCATATCCCAGAACCTGAACCCAGAAGCAG TGCACTCAGGCTTCGCTGCATCTTATCTCCCCCCAGTGAAGGCCGTGCCCAAGCTGCTGAAGTCACTGCTTCCTGGTGGGAAGGAAGATAGCGGCGCCCAGGCAGTTGTCCATCAGCAg AGCTTGCCGCGCATCATCGTGCAGTCAGCCAGCGTTGAAGAGGGAATGAGCAAACATCAGCAGCCA GTTCCCATCGAGGAAATCATTCCTGTCGACATCCAAGCAGAGATCCCCAGATCCGTACCTCTCCCACCGCCCATCATCCCAGAGCAGACGGAGGAATCCACCCCAAGCCCAGTGAGCGAAGCCTCCAGTGGATACATGTCCACCAGCATATCTACAGTAACACTATCAGACGTCTACAAACTGAGCTGGGACCTGCCCCAGTCGTCCGAATTTGAGATGGTgcctgatgaagaggaagaggacactAAAGTGACACAATCTGTTCTTCACCCTGTGGAACACCCAGAGCCTCAGGAGTCATCGCCGGGTTTGAGCGACGAAGCAGCTGCAGACAAGATTGACCGACCACAGTCCGAATTACACCATACTCCATCAGATTCAAACCTGACTCTTCAAGAACCGAATCACTTTCCATCAGTTAGTTTAAAGGACGAAGGAATGCTTGATCCCGCAGCAGAATCCGATTTACCAGACCAGGCCAAACAATCTCAAGACTCAGCTGCTGACCCGATTGGATTAGACCATTTGGAGCCTCTCAGTGATTCAGTGGAAGTCGAGCAGAATGAAACCAAACCGGCAGAATTGTTGCAAACACCCGTCTCGAAATCAGAGGCTTCACAGAAGACAGAAGAATTCAAGCTGCCTGCTACAGATGAGACAGAAGCAGAAATGTCACTCCTTGATGAAACACAACCGTCTGGGCAGGAAAGTGAAAGTCAGCCTCAGCAACCCAAAGAAGACGAGGCAACCTTTGACAGTATAGAAGATCCAATCCCGATCCCAGTTTTATCAGTCGACCCAGTTCTTCAAGATTCATCAAATCAACAATCAAAAGCTGAGGCCTCTAACGACGCCTCAACCCTGACCTCAACCTCAGCAACAGATGAAGTCCAAAAAGAATCGCCCACCAATGAATCTATGAAAGCCCCAGCAGCTCCCACTCCTCTGTCCAGCATTCAACCTCCCAAATCTGCTGCCTCAGCGGCCAACCCGTTCAAAATCCAGAAGGTAAAGCCTTCAGACATCAAGTCCTTTCATGTTATTCTGGATGAGGAGACGAGCGGACACGAGGTTGAGGCCAGCAGCCACCTCTCTGTGCCAGTGGAAACCCTGGAGATCATCTCGGATTCTGAGGAAGGAGATGCAACTTCTACTGTTCTCCCTGAATGGTTGAAAGAAGGGGAGTTTGTAAACGTGGGGACCAATAAGAGCGGAACCGTGCGATATGTGGGACCTACTGATTTTGCAGAGGGGACCTGGGTGGGGGTGGAACTGGAGGTACCAGCAG GCAAGAACGATGGCTCAGTGGGCGGCAAGCAGTACTTCCACTGCAACCCTGGCTACGGGGTGTTGGTGCGGCCCGACAGAGTGACCCGCTGTGGTGCCAAACGCCGTCGCCAGCAGCAAAAGCGCCGTAGTGCCAACCTGTCTGGATCCAGCCCTAACCTTGCGGCCCTCACCGCTCTGGCCAAAGGCGAACCCGGCGGGGCCTCAGGCGGCCGCAGCAAAGGAGAGAACCGCAAGTCCTGGAACACTTGA